The following coding sequences are from one Veillonella rodentium window:
- a CDS encoding IS30 family transposase: MDYNNHNTTLRTNKHLNFEERFYLEKRIVLGDSITAISRALGRSRTTIYTELKRGTVIQIRQGKSQLVYLADSGQATYERQRMGSFNTMRVGAIESFINWIESKVLNDHWSFDAAVGYAKHKGLFVRNEMVCAKTLYNYLHKGVLRIKAIDLPLVVRRSQRKSISRKHKRELGKSIELRDPNIETREEFGHWELDTVRGIKDKTDHVLISLLERKSRLYVALRCPSAWATDVKETLHAWLNTFKDVNLACLCKTITADNGLEFSEISDLENETLSIYFARPYSAWERGSNERHNGLLRRCIPKGMPIKAVSEETIQRTLQWCNNLPRKLLNYRTPLDVFLEEVNKIVDLDTVQFHIAI, from the coding sequence ATGGACTACAATAATCATAACACGACATTACGCACAAACAAACACTTAAACTTCGAAGAACGATTTTATTTAGAAAAGAGAATCGTTCTAGGAGACAGTATTACTGCAATTTCACGTGCACTGGGCCGTTCCAGAACAACTATTTATACAGAATTAAAACGCGGTACTGTAATTCAAATTCGACAAGGTAAATCTCAACTTGTATATTTAGCTGATTCTGGACAGGCAACCTATGAAAGACAACGTATGGGCTCCTTTAATACCATGAGAGTTGGTGCTATAGAATCTTTTATAAATTGGATTGAAAGCAAAGTTCTAAATGATCATTGGTCCTTTGATGCTGCTGTTGGATATGCTAAACATAAGGGTTTGTTTGTGCGTAATGAAATGGTTTGTGCTAAAACTTTATATAATTATCTTCACAAAGGTGTATTGAGAATAAAAGCAATTGATTTACCATTGGTAGTACGGCGTTCCCAACGAAAATCTATTTCTAGAAAACATAAGCGAGAACTTGGTAAATCCATAGAGCTTCGTGATCCTAATATTGAAACGCGCGAGGAATTCGGACATTGGGAATTAGATACCGTCCGTGGAATAAAAGATAAGACAGACCATGTTTTAATCTCTTTACTTGAGCGTAAAAGCAGATTGTATGTGGCTTTACGATGTCCATCAGCATGGGCTACTGATGTAAAAGAAACACTGCATGCATGGTTAAATACGTTTAAAGATGTTAATCTAGCCTGCTTATGTAAAACAATAACTGCAGATAACGGTTTAGAGTTTTCAGAGATATCTGATTTAGAAAATGAAACTTTGTCTATTTATTTTGCTCGACCTTATTCTGCTTGGGAACGTGGATCGAACGAAAGGCATAATGGTTTACTTCGTAGATGTATACCGAAAGGAATGCCAATAAAAGCCGTTTCGGAGGAAACAATTCAACGAACACTTCAATGGTGTAATAATTTGCCACGCAAGCTTCTAAATTATAGAACCCCTTTGGATGTCTTTCTTGAAGAAGTTAATAAAATTGTAGATTTGGATACTGTTCAATTTCATATTGCAATTTAA